A window from Salvelinus fontinalis isolate EN_2023a chromosome 8, ASM2944872v1, whole genome shotgun sequence encodes these proteins:
- the LOC129860932 gene encoding semaphorin-3F-like: METTQALFFLLSLCVYSCHADARTAPRVHLSYKELMETRTARPFSFSFNTSDYRILHMDQDQGRLYLGSREYLVALDMHNINKEPLIIHWPATTQRKGECRMTGKGGQGECANFVRLIEPWNRTHLYTCGTGAYKPICTFINRGWRAEEYLFRLVPGYGDSGKGKCSYDPRQENAAALINGNLYAGVHVDFMGTDPAIFRTLGDRPAVRTEQYDSRWLNEPVFVKIQQIPDSSERNDDKLYFFFREKSLDGAGGASPSVLARVGRVCLNDDGGQRSLVNKWTTFLKARLVCSVIGSDGVETYFDELKDVFIQPTQDLRNPVVYAVFSTAGSVFKGSAVCVYSMSDIRNVFNGPFSHKHGHNYQWTPYTGKIPYPRPGTCPGGTFTPGLRSTKEFSDEAVNFVRAHPLMYHSVYPIHKRPLVVRTGVDYRFTSIVVDLVDAVDGRYEVLFLGTDRGTVQKVIVLPKDTSTTEELTLEEVEVFRTPAPIKTMKLSSKRQQLYVSSEMGLTQVSLHRCGVYGKACSDCCLARDPYCAWDGETCSAFSPSTKRRSRRQDIKHGDPLRQCRGFNAKVEKRLSETVQFGVEGSSTFLECQPRSPQATVKWLYQKPDGRRKVLSRDREVLKTGHGILLKSLSHADGGLYNCLATENNFKHTVTRVALRILDREIVEALTSPDGPPEDQNPHHHRHPHHHPPPPPPPPHNLPPQFSSQPEIRLINQYCQSYWQQLNLNLPTKRTSRRHTESQPEPAPGARSHS, translated from the exons AGCTGATGGAGACGCGGACGGCACggcccttctccttctccttcaacACCAGTGACTACCGCATCCTGCACATGGACCAGGACCAGGGCCGTCTCTACCTGGGCAGCCGGGAGTACCTGGTGGCCCTGGACATGCACAACATCAACAAGGAGCCCCTCATA ATTCACTGGCCTGCCACTACCCAGAGGAAAGGAGAGTGTAGAATGACTGGAAAGGGTGGGCAG GGGGAGTGTGCAAACTTTGTGCGTCTGATTGAACCCTGGAATCGCACACACCTGTACACCTGTGGCACAGGGGCCTATAAGCCTATCTGCACCTTCATCAACAGAGGATGGAGAGCAGAG GAGTACCTATTTAGGTTGGTCCCTGGCTACGGGGACTCAGGGAAAGGGAAATGCTCATATGACCCTCGACAGGAGAACGCTGCGGCCCTTATCA ATGGGAATCTGTATGCAGGGGTCCACGTTGACTTCATGGGCACGGACCCGGCCATCTTTAGAACCCTGGGGGACAGACCTGCTGTCAGGACGGAGCAATATGATTCCCGCTGGCTGAATG AGCCAGTGTTTGTTAAGATCCAGCAGATTCCTGACAGCTCCGAGAGGAATGATGATAAACTCTACTTCTTCTTCCGGGAGAAGAGTCTGGACGGTGCCGGGGGGGCCAGCCCCAGTGTCCTGGCCAGGGTGGGCCGAGTATGCCTG AATGATGATGGGGGTCAGAGGTCACTGGTCAACAAGTGGACGACCTTCCTGAAAGCTCGGCTGGTGTGCTCAGTGATAGGGAGCGATGGTGTGGAGACCTATTTCGACGAGCTGA AGGATGTCTTTATTCAGCCAACACAAGACCTTCGCAATCCTGTTGTGTATGCCGTCTTTTCCACTGCGGG TTCTGTGTTTAAGGGCTCAGCCGTGTGTGTCTATTCTATGTCCGACATCCGCAATGTCTTCAATGGCCCTTTCTCACACAAGCACGGACACAACTACCAGTGGACCCCATACACTGGAAAGATCCCCTACCCTCGCCCTGGAACA TGTCCAGGAGGAACGTTCACCCCAGGCCTCCGCTCCACCAAGGAGTTTTCGGATGAGGCGGTGAACTTTGTGAGGGCGCACCCCCTCATGTACCACTCTGTCTACCCCATACACAAGCGGCCTCTGGTGGTGCGAACGGGGGTGGACTACCGCTTCACCTCCATCGTGGTGGACCTGGTGGATGCTGTGGACGGGAGGTATGAGGTGCTCTTCCTGGGCACCG ATCGTGGGACAGTCCAAAAGGTGATAGTACTTCCTAAAGACACTAGCACAACGGAAGAGCTCACgttagaggaggtggaggtgttcAGG actccagcTCCTATTAAGACTATGAAGCTCTCATCAAAAAGG CAACAGCTGTATGTGTCGTCAGAGATGGGGCTTACCCAGGTGTCCCTGCACAGGTGTGGCGTCTATGGGAAGGCCTGTTCAGACTGCTGCCTGGCCAGAGACCCTTACTGTGCCTGGGATGGGGAGACCTGCTCTGCCTTTAGCCCCTCCACCAAGAG GCGGAGCAGAAGACAGGATATTAAGCATGGAGACCCCTTGCGGCAGTGCAGAGGGTTCAATGCAAAAG TTGAGAAGCGTCTCAGTGAAACAGTACAGTTTGGGGTGGAGGGGAGTAGCACGTTCCTGGAGTGCCAACCCAGGTCTCCACAAGCGACAGTCAAATGGCTCTACCAGAAACCAGACGGCAGGAGGAAAGTG ctGAGCCGAGACAGAGAGGTACTGAAGACTGGTCACGGCATCCTGCTTAAGTCTCTGAGCCATGCCGACGGGGGGCTGTACAACTGCCTTGCCACCGAGAACAACTTCAAGCACACGGTGACACGCGTGGCCCTCCGCATCCTGGACCGGGAGATTGTGGAGGCCCTCACCTCCCCGGACGGCCCCCCGGAGGACCAGAACCCTCATCACCACcgacacccccaccaccaccctccgCCTCCACCACCCCCTCCTCACAACCTGCCCCCGCAGTTCTCCTCCCAGCCAGAGATCCGCCTCATCAACCAGTACTGTCAGTCCTACTGGCAGCAGCTCAACCTCAACCTGCCCACCAAACGCACCAGCAGGCGGCACACTGAgagccagccagagccagccccGGGGGCCCGTAGCCACTCCTAG